The following coding sequences are from one Ovis canadensis isolate MfBH-ARS-UI-01 breed Bighorn chromosome 7, ARS-UI_OviCan_v2, whole genome shotgun sequence window:
- the LOC138443546 gene encoding heterogeneous nuclear ribonucleoprotein A1-like, whose product MSKSESPKEPEQLRKLFIGGLSFETTDESLRSHFEQWGTLTDCVVMRDPNTKRSRGFGFVTYATVEEVDAAMNARPHKVDGRVVEPKRAVSREDSQRPGAHLTVKKIFVGGIKEDTEEHHLRDYFEQYGKIEVIEIMTDRGSGKKRGFAFVTFDDHDSVDKIVIQKYHTGNGHNCEVRKALSKQEMASASSSQRGRSGSGNFGGGRGGGFGGNDNFGRGGNFSGRGGFGGSRGGGGYGGSGDGYNGFGNDGSNFGGGGSYNDFGNYNNQSSNFGPMKGGNFGGSSGPYGGGGQYFAKPRNQGGYGGSSSSSSYGSGRRF is encoded by the coding sequence ATGTCTAAATCAGAGTCTCCCAAAGAGCCGGAACAGCTGCGGAAGCTCTTCATCGGAGGATTGAGCTTTGAAACAACCGATGAGAGTCTGAGGAGCCATTTTGAGCAATGGGGAACACTCACAGACTGTGTGGTAATGAGGGATCCAAACACCAAGCGATCCAGAGGCTTCGGGTTTGTCACATACGCCACGGTGGAGGAGGTGGATGCGGCCATGAATGCAAGGCCACACAAGGTGGACGGAAGAGTTGTGGAACCAAAGAGGGCCGTCTCAAGAGAAGATTCTCAAAGACCTGGTGCCCACTTAACTGTGAAAAAGATTTTTGTTGGTGGCATTAAAGAAGACACTGAAGAACATCACCTGAGAGATTATTTTGAACAGTATGGGAAAATTGAAGTAATTGAAATCATGACTGACCGAGGCAGTGGCAAAAAGAGAGGCTTTGCTTTTGTAACCTTTGATGACCATGACTCCGTAGACAAGATTGTCATTCAGAAATACCACACTGGGAATGGCCACAACTGTGAAGTGAGAAAAGCCCTGTCTAAGCAAGAGAtggctagtgcttcatccagccagagaGGTCGAAGTGGTTCTGGAAACTTTGGTGGCGGTCGTGGAGGTGGTTTTGGTGGGAATGACAACTTTGGTCGTGGAGGAAACTTCAGCGGTCGAGGTGGCTTTGGTGGCAGCCGCGGTGGTGGCGGATATGGTGGCAGTGGGGATGGATATAATGGATTTGGTAATGACGGAAGCAATTTTGGAGGTGGCGGAAGCTACAATGATTTTGGCAATTACAACAATCAATCTTCAAATTTTGGACCCATGAAAGGAGGAAACTTTGGAGGAAGTTCTGGCCCCTATGGTGGTGGAGGCCAATACTTTGCCAAACCACGAAACCAAGGTGGCTATGGTGgctccagcagcagcagtagctatgGCAGTGGCAGAAGGTTTTAA